TGCCTTCGAAAGCGGCAAGTATCCCTATAGCCGCAAGATGTCCCGCCGCCCCTACGAGGCGGAAAAGGCGATGTTGCAGGCCGAGCTGTTGAAGGTTCAGCTTTGGGCGCAGGAGACCGGCGAACGCTTCGTTCTGTTGTTCGAGGGCCGCGATGCCGCCGGCAAGGGGGGCACCATCAAGCGGTTCATGGAGCACCTGAACCCGCGCCAGGCCCGTGTCGTCGCCCTGAACAAACCCACCTGGGAGGAGAAAGGCCAGTGGTATTACCAGCGCTATGTGCAGGAACTGCCCACGGTGGGGGAAATGGTGTTCTATGACCGCTCGTGGTACAACCGCGCCGGGGTCGAGCGGGTGATGGGCTTTTGCACCCCCAACGAATACCTGGAATTCATGCGCCAGACGCCTGACTTGGAGCGGATGCTGGTACGCTCTGGTATCCGGCTTTACAAATACTGGTTCTCGGTCACCCAAGAAGAACAGCAGCGCCGGTTCAAGAGCCGCGAGACCGATCCGCTGAAACAGTGGAAACTGTCGCCCATCGACAAGGCGAGCCTGGACAAGTGGGATGATTATACCGAGGCCAAGGAGGCGATGTTCTTTTACACCGACACCGCCGATGCGCCCTGGACCATCATCAAGTCGAACGACAAGAAACGCGCGCGGCTGAACTGCATGCGCCATTTCCTGTCGACCATCGACTATCCCGGCAAGGACAAGCATGTGGTGGGCGAGCCCGATCCGCTGATCGTGGGCCGCGCCCATCACGTGATCCAGAAATCCGAACATATCCTGGGTACCGCCCTGCATCCCGACCAGCGGGCCAGGCAGGACTGATCTCAGTCACCGCCGCCTGCGGCCAGCGCGCGCTGGAAGGCCGGGCGCGCGGCCATGGTGGCGGCGAACTCGGCGAGCCCGGGAAACTCACCCGCGCGG
The window above is part of the Ruegeria pomeroyi DSS-3 genome. Proteins encoded here:
- the ppk2 gene encoding polyphosphate kinase 2 codes for the protein METAKPIAPQKDSKANGVDATDPVVKVASPQDPAGDAKVEDATAPVAEVEPRTPRNRRLPTPENVRHAFESGKYPYSRKMSRRPYEAEKAMLQAELLKVQLWAQETGERFVLLFEGRDAAGKGGTIKRFMEHLNPRQARVVALNKPTWEEKGQWYYQRYVQELPTVGEMVFYDRSWYNRAGVERVMGFCTPNEYLEFMRQTPDLERMLVRSGIRLYKYWFSVTQEEQQRRFKSRETDPLKQWKLSPIDKASLDKWDDYTEAKEAMFFYTDTADAPWTIIKSNDKKRARLNCMRHFLSTIDYPGKDKHVVGEPDPLIVGRAHHVIQKSEHILGTALHPDQRARQD